A DNA window from Halomicrobium mukohataei DSM 12286 contains the following coding sequences:
- a CDS encoding single-stranded-DNA-specific exonuclease RecJ codes for MGPVPDLDDVATACAQRLCRADRVLLASHIDADGLTSAAVASLALERAGIPFEVVFKKQLDETEIASIAAREYDTVLFTDFGSGQLDVISEHERAGDFEPVIADHHQPAVVDGQRPSASGTDSHPAETEFHLNPLLVGLDGASELSGAGASYVLARALAEVGETEPPDGNRDLAGLAVVGAVGDMQAVDGELVGANTGIVEEGVAAGVLEEGTDLTLYGKQTRPLPKLLEYATEVPIPGISNDEAGAIRFLESLGLDLKRSGEWRTWADLTDDERQTVASALVQRAVERGVPADDIQTLIGTTYTLTEEPTGTELRDASEFSTLLNATARYERADVGLAVCRGDREAALDRAQTLLSNHRRNLSEGLTLIQERGVTHEDNVQWFDAGSAIRETIVGIVAGMALGTAGVDADKPILAFASKDDDETKVSSRGTGPLVGRGLDLSAVMREAARSVGGDGGGHDIAAGATVPAGEEQAFVDAADEIVADQLGNKS; via the coding sequence ATGGGACCAGTCCCCGACCTCGACGACGTTGCGACCGCGTGTGCCCAGCGGCTCTGTCGCGCGGATCGCGTACTGTTGGCGTCACACATCGACGCCGACGGCCTGACCAGTGCCGCCGTCGCCTCGCTGGCACTGGAGCGGGCCGGAATCCCCTTCGAGGTCGTGTTCAAGAAGCAACTCGACGAGACAGAGATCGCCTCGATCGCCGCCCGCGAATACGACACCGTCCTCTTTACCGACTTCGGCAGCGGGCAACTCGACGTGATCAGCGAGCACGAGCGAGCGGGCGACTTCGAGCCCGTGATCGCCGACCACCACCAGCCGGCCGTCGTCGACGGGCAGCGCCCGTCTGCCAGTGGGACGGACTCTCACCCTGCCGAGACGGAGTTTCACCTGAACCCGCTGCTCGTCGGCCTCGACGGGGCCTCGGAGCTGTCGGGTGCGGGCGCGAGCTACGTCCTCGCGCGGGCGCTGGCCGAGGTCGGCGAGACCGAGCCACCCGACGGGAACCGGGACCTGGCCGGTCTGGCCGTCGTCGGCGCTGTCGGTGACATGCAGGCCGTCGACGGCGAACTCGTCGGCGCGAACACCGGCATCGTCGAGGAGGGCGTCGCGGCCGGCGTCCTCGAAGAGGGGACCGACCTGACGCTGTACGGCAAGCAGACCCGGCCGCTGCCGAAGCTACTGGAGTACGCCACGGAGGTCCCGATCCCCGGCATCTCCAACGACGAGGCCGGCGCGATCCGGTTTCTCGAATCGCTCGGGCTCGACCTGAAGCGGTCCGGCGAGTGGCGCACGTGGGCGGACCTGACCGACGACGAACGCCAGACCGTCGCCAGCGCGCTGGTCCAGCGGGCCGTCGAGCGCGGCGTGCCCGCCGACGACATCCAGACGCTGATCGGCACGACGTACACGCTGACCGAGGAGCCGACGGGGACGGAGCTGCGCGACGCCAGCGAGTTCTCGACGCTGTTGAACGCGACCGCCCGCTACGAGCGTGCCGACGTGGGCCTTGCGGTGTGTCGCGGCGACCGCGAGGCCGCGCTCGACCGCGCCCAGACGCTGCTCTCGAACCACCGTCGGAACCTCTCGGAGGGACTGACGCTGATCCAGGAGCGGGGCGTGACCCACGAGGACAACGTCCAGTGGTTCGACGCCGGCTCGGCGATCCGCGAGACGATCGTCGGCATCGTCGCCGGCATGGCGCTGGGGACGGCCGGCGTGGACGCCGACAAGCCGATCCTCGCGTTCGCCAGCAAGGACGACGACGAGACGAAAGTCTCCTCGCGCGGGACCGGCCCGCTCGTGGGACGGGGCCTGGACCTCTCGGCGGTGATGCGCGAGGCGGCCCGTTCGGTCGGCGGCGACGGCGGCGGCCACGACATCGCGGCCGGCGCGACCGTTCCGGCGGGCGAAGAGCAGGCCTTCGTCGACGCCGCCGACGAGATCGTGGCCGACCAGCTCGGCAACAAGAGCTAA
- a CDS encoding CPBP family intramembrane glutamic endopeptidase produces the protein MARSDLITEVRRVLVNPRERRLRAGWRLLVGLPVLLFVLAVAGVGQRAVQAIPLTVPVLAGGAILAGALLSYGAGTGTLVGLSWWLGGRTLAGLGLGGDGWWRNLGFGLAVGVAMTTAIFLVELGLGLIAVDGVLVARPTNQLGVALPVVVAVPVTLLFFVGVGVFEEVLTRGYLLNNIAEGLSGVGPVGKRGAVAVAAAVTSAVFGLLHLTNPSTTLFSTLNITVVGLFFAATYVVTDDLGIPIGIHITWNFSLSSLYGFPVSGLAMPGTVLSVRQTGADVVTGGTFGPEGGLILYLGLAVGIALTWWWVRRVDGAVRFRTDIADPDLRDPPRPE, from the coding sequence ATGGCGCGATCGGATCTCATCACGGAGGTACGCCGCGTGCTCGTGAACCCGCGGGAACGACGCCTGCGAGCGGGCTGGCGACTGCTCGTCGGACTGCCGGTGCTCCTGTTCGTGCTGGCGGTCGCGGGCGTCGGTCAGCGGGCGGTACAGGCCATCCCGCTCACGGTGCCAGTGCTCGCGGGTGGGGCGATCCTGGCGGGAGCGCTGTTGTCCTACGGTGCCGGGACGGGCACGCTGGTCGGGCTCTCGTGGTGGCTCGGCGGGCGGACCCTCGCGGGACTGGGACTGGGCGGCGACGGCTGGTGGCGCAACCTCGGGTTCGGACTCGCCGTCGGGGTCGCGATGACGACGGCGATCTTCCTCGTCGAGTTGGGGCTGGGGCTGATCGCTGTCGACGGCGTACTCGTCGCGAGACCGACGAACCAGCTCGGCGTCGCCCTGCCGGTAGTGGTCGCCGTTCCGGTCACGCTCCTCTTTTTCGTCGGCGTCGGCGTCTTCGAGGAGGTGCTGACGCGTGGCTACCTGCTGAACAACATTGCCGAGGGGCTGAGCGGTGTCGGACCGGTCGGCAAGCGGGGCGCGGTCGCGGTTGCGGCGGCCGTGACCAGCGCCGTCTTCGGCCTGTTGCACCTGACGAACCCCAGCACGACGCTGTTTTCCACGCTCAACATCACCGTCGTCGGCCTGTTTTTCGCCGCGACCTACGTCGTCACCGACGATCTGGGAATCCCGATCGGGATCCACATCACGTGGAACTTCTCGCTGTCTTCGCTGTACGGCTTCCCCGTCAGCGGACTCGCGATGCCGGGGACCGTCCTCTCGGTCCGCCAGACCGGTGCCGACGTGGTGACCGGCGGCACGTTCGGCCCGGAGGGCGGACTGATCCTCTATCTCGGGCTCGCAGTCGGGATCGCGCTCACCTGGTGGTGGGTCCGCCGAGTGGACGGCGCAGTGCGTTTTCGGACCGACATCGCCGACCCCGATCTGCGCGATCCGCCCCGCCCCGAGTGA
- the ileS gene encoding isoleucine--tRNA ligase yields the protein MERFAPVDDQYDPAAVEERVFEYWDDIDAYEKTVEHRADGEDFFFVDGPPYTSGSAHMGHAWNKSLKDVYIRYKRMCGYDVTDRPGYDMHGLPIETKVEEEKEFRNKKDIEAFGVENFVDACREFAETSLEGLQEDFKSFGVWMDWDNPYRTVEPEYMEAAWWGFASAHERDLVEQGQRSITQCPRCETAIANNEVEYEDVEDPSIYVKFDLADREGNLVVWTTTPWTIPANTFVAVDGEGTYVGVEATRNGQTELLYVAEPKVDEVLRAGRYDDYEIVEELSGEDLLGWEYDHPLREKVPDAPDGDGAGQVYEAPYVDTEGEGTGLVHSAPGHGEEDFERGRELGLEIFCPVGPDGVYDEAAGTYEGQFVKDADDEIIDDLEARGRMLAAETTTHSYGHCWRCDTGIVQIVTDQWFITITDIKDDLLANIDDSEWYPHEARENRFRNFVEEAPDWNVSRQRYWGTPVPIWLPSEDADGEPVEWSGDMDDAIVVGDREELADAVDQEIDPETVDLHKDTVDDLTITEDGVTYERVPDVFDVWLDSAVATWGTIDYPSETEAFDELWPADLIIEAHDQTRGWFWSQLGMGTAAVGASPYERVVMHGHALMPDGRAMSKSRDIRVDPGEVIDDYGADPMRAFLLSLAARGEDMNFSYDGTEEMQRRLNILWNVFRFPLPYMRMDGFSPRVATESQRSEGGDAAEGTGIDDVTLDLADEWVLSRLQTVEAEATEAMEEFRQDDAIEGILDFVVEDVSRYYVQLVRERMWEEDDSESKRAAYATLYRVLREVVALLAPFTPFVAEEIYGTLTGESEHPTVHMCDWPTVDDELRDPTLEDEVTVARAVEEAGSNARQQAERKLRWPVTRVVIDTDSDDVTAAIEAHTDLVADRLNARTVEIVGGGDAWGELAYSAEADMSELGPAFGDDAGRVMNALNEARVDEASLDTLEAAVSDALGESVALTDEMVSFRRETPEGVASTEFEALGGHGVVYVDTTLTEDIESEGYAREVIRRVQEMRKDLELDLEERIRLDLAVADERIDELVREHEQLIAEEVRADEFGDVEDGHRKTWSVEGVEMEIAIATVETAEADD from the coding sequence ATGGAACGCTTCGCCCCCGTCGACGACCAGTACGACCCCGCCGCGGTCGAGGAGCGGGTCTTCGAGTACTGGGACGATATCGACGCCTACGAGAAGACAGTGGAGCACCGGGCCGACGGCGAGGACTTCTTCTTCGTCGACGGACCGCCCTACACGTCCGGTTCGGCCCACATGGGCCACGCCTGGAACAAGAGCCTCAAGGACGTGTACATCCGCTACAAGCGAATGTGCGGCTACGACGTGACCGACCGGCCGGGCTACGACATGCACGGCCTGCCGATCGAGACCAAAGTCGAGGAGGAGAAAGAGTTCCGGAACAAGAAAGACATCGAGGCGTTCGGCGTCGAGAACTTCGTCGACGCCTGCCGGGAGTTCGCCGAGACGAGCCTCGAAGGCCTGCAAGAGGACTTCAAGTCGTTCGGCGTCTGGATGGACTGGGACAATCCCTACCGGACGGTCGAGCCCGAGTACATGGAGGCCGCCTGGTGGGGCTTTGCCAGCGCTCACGAGCGCGATCTCGTCGAGCAGGGCCAGCGCTCGATCACCCAGTGTCCCCGCTGTGAGACCGCCATCGCCAACAACGAGGTCGAGTACGAGGACGTGGAGGACCCGTCGATCTACGTGAAGTTCGACCTCGCCGACCGCGAGGGGAATCTGGTCGTCTGGACGACGACGCCCTGGACGATCCCGGCAAACACCTTCGTCGCGGTCGACGGCGAGGGGACGTACGTCGGCGTCGAGGCGACCCGAAACGGCCAAACGGAACTGCTGTACGTCGCCGAGCCGAAGGTCGACGAGGTACTCCGGGCGGGTCGGTACGACGACTACGAGATCGTCGAGGAACTGAGCGGCGAGGACCTGCTTGGCTGGGAGTACGACCACCCGCTTCGCGAGAAAGTGCCCGACGCACCCGACGGCGATGGTGCTGGACAGGTGTACGAAGCACCGTACGTCGACACCGAGGGCGAGGGGACCGGGCTGGTCCACTCCGCACCGGGCCACGGCGAGGAAGACTTCGAGCGCGGGCGCGAACTCGGACTGGAGATCTTCTGTCCGGTCGGTCCGGACGGCGTCTACGACGAGGCCGCCGGCACGTACGAAGGCCAGTTCGTCAAAGACGCCGACGACGAGATCATCGACGACCTCGAAGCGCGCGGTCGGATGCTGGCCGCCGAGACGACGACACACAGCTACGGCCACTGCTGGCGCTGTGACACGGGCATCGTCCAGATCGTCACCGACCAGTGGTTCATCACGATCACGGACATCAAAGACGACCTGCTTGCCAACATCGACGACTCGGAGTGGTACCCCCACGAGGCCCGCGAGAACCGCTTCCGGAACTTCGTCGAGGAGGCCCCCGACTGGAACGTCTCGCGACAGCGGTACTGGGGGACACCGGTCCCGATCTGGCTGCCCAGCGAGGACGCCGACGGCGAGCCCGTCGAGTGGAGCGGCGACATGGACGACGCCATCGTCGTCGGCGACCGCGAGGAGCTGGCCGACGCCGTCGACCAGGAGATCGACCCCGAGACCGTCGACCTCCACAAGGACACCGTCGACGACCTGACGATCACCGAAGACGGGGTCACCTACGAGCGGGTGCCGGACGTGTTCGACGTGTGGCTCGACTCCGCCGTCGCGACGTGGGGAACGATCGACTACCCCTCCGAGACCGAGGCCTTCGACGAACTGTGGCCCGCCGACCTCATCATCGAGGCCCACGACCAGACCCGCGGCTGGTTCTGGTCCCAGCTCGGAATGGGGACGGCGGCGGTCGGCGCGAGTCCCTACGAGCGCGTCGTGATGCACGGCCACGCGCTGATGCCCGACGGGCGCGCGATGTCCAAGTCCAGGGACATCCGCGTCGACCCCGGCGAGGTCATCGACGACTACGGCGCGGACCCGATGCGCGCGTTCCTCCTGTCGCTCGCCGCCCGCGGCGAGGACATGAACTTCTCGTACGACGGGACCGAGGAGATGCAGCGACGGCTCAACATCCTCTGGAACGTCTTTCGCTTCCCGCTGCCGTACATGCGGATGGACGGGTTCTCGCCGCGCGTTGCGACGGAGTCGCAACGATCCGAAGGCGGCGATGCCGCCGAAGGGACCGGGATCGACGACGTGACGCTGGACCTGGCCGACGAGTGGGTGCTCTCGCGGCTCCAGACGGTCGAGGCCGAAGCGACGGAAGCGATGGAGGAGTTCCGTCAGGACGACGCCATCGAGGGGATCCTCGATTTCGTCGTCGAGGACGTGTCCCGCTACTACGTCCAGCTGGTCCGCGAGCGCATGTGGGAGGAAGACGACAGCGAGTCCAAACGGGCCGCCTACGCGACACTGTACCGCGTGCTCCGCGAGGTCGTCGCGCTGCTGGCACCGTTCACGCCGTTCGTCGCAGAGGAGATCTACGGGACGCTCACCGGCGAGAGCGAGCACCCGACGGTCCACATGTGCGACTGGCCGACGGTCGACGACGAACTGCGAGATCCCACGCTCGAAGACGAGGTCACCGTCGCCCGCGCCGTCGAAGAGGCCGGCTCGAACGCCCGCCAGCAGGCCGAGCGCAAGCTCCGCTGGCCGGTCACGCGCGTCGTGATCGACACCGACAGCGACGACGTCACCGCGGCCATCGAGGCCCACACCGACCTCGTCGCCGACCGGCTCAACGCCCGTACCGTCGAGATCGTCGGCGGCGGCGACGCCTGGGGCGAACTGGCCTACTCCGCGGAGGCCGACATGAGCGAACTCGGCCCGGCCTTCGGTGACGACGCCGGCCGCGTGATGAACGCGCTCAACGAGGCCCGCGTCGACGAAGCCAGCCTCGACACGCTGGAAGCCGCCGTCTCGGACGCGCTCGGCGAATCCGTCGCGCTCACCGACGAGATGGTGTCGTTCCGCCGCGAGACGCCCGAAGGCGTCGCGAGCACCGAGTTCGAGGCACTGGGCGGCCACGGCGTCGTCTACGTCGACACCACGCTCACGGAGGACATCGAGAGCGAGGGATACGCACGCGAGGTCATCCGCCGCGTCCAGGAGATGCGCAAGGATCTGGAACTGGACCTGGAAGAGCGCATCCGCCTCGATCTCGCTGTCGCCGACGAGCGCATCGACGAGCTCGTGCGCGAACACGAGCAGCTCATCGCCGAGGAGGTCCGCGCCGACGAGTTCGGCGATGTCGAGGACGGCCACCGCAAGACCTGGTCGGTCGAAGGCGTCGAGATGGAGATCGCCATCGCCACCGTCGAGACCGCCGAAGCAGACGACTAA
- a CDS encoding helix-turn-helix domain-containing protein: MSDNAVSEEPDVADVVGLLDDEHVRSILVATSAEPLSAKELGEHCDLSVSSIYRRVDELCDCALLAERTRPRRDGHHETVYVSTLDRFELTIRDGELDWTIDRTESDPADELSRMWGQL; encoded by the coding sequence ATGTCAGACAACGCTGTGAGCGAGGAGCCAGACGTTGCCGATGTCGTCGGCCTGCTCGACGACGAGCACGTTCGGTCGATCCTCGTCGCGACGAGTGCGGAACCGCTGTCGGCGAAGGAACTGGGAGAGCACTGCGACCTCTCGGTGTCGTCGATCTACCGCCGGGTCGACGAGCTCTGTGACTGTGCCCTCCTCGCCGAGCGAACGCGACCGCGCCGCGACGGCCACCACGAGACGGTGTACGTCTCGACGCTCGACCGGTTCGAGCTGACGATCCGCGACGGCGAACTGGACTGGACGATCGATCGGACGGAGAGCGACCCGGCCGACGAGCTCTCGCGGATGTGGGGACAGCTCTGA
- a CDS encoding acyltransferase yields the protein MTKRHVSLPPLAEEGLRAFISEVDERLASDEDTCDVVEDVLVDLHGDREAYERWQSGEDVSPAERVRLQGYDPCNATLESEYYAEKDEDAFSESKYLQWLWRQFDATPMADNVEFALRFRRMIAEHLFEEVGDGCRFFKGITFTYGHNITVGDNVVIHDDVHLDDRGRLTIGDRVSISDDAHVYTHDHDSVDQTHVDNYHTIIEDDARVTYDSMVRAGVRLGENSILAAKSSVSRDVPAHHIAAGTPAESVAIKDGWESVADSLDGANVDRRDQRKLDSTVPDDVTQFDEFGRDLSPPDR from the coding sequence ATGACGAAGCGCCACGTCTCGCTGCCGCCGCTGGCCGAGGAGGGCCTGCGCGCGTTCATCTCCGAGGTCGACGAGCGCCTCGCGAGCGACGAGGACACCTGCGACGTCGTCGAGGACGTGCTGGTCGACCTCCACGGCGACCGGGAGGCCTACGAGCGATGGCAGTCGGGCGAGGACGTGTCGCCGGCCGAGCGGGTCCGTCTGCAGGGGTACGATCCCTGTAACGCGACCCTGGAGAGCGAGTACTACGCGGAGAAAGACGAAGACGCCTTTTCGGAGTCGAAGTACCTCCAGTGGCTCTGGCGACAGTTCGACGCGACGCCGATGGCGGACAACGTCGAGTTCGCGCTGCGCTTTCGACGGATGATCGCGGAGCACCTCTTCGAGGAAGTCGGCGACGGATGCCGGTTCTTCAAGGGGATCACGTTCACCTACGGCCACAACATCACCGTCGGTGACAACGTCGTGATCCACGACGACGTACACCTTGACGACCGCGGACGGTTGACGATCGGTGACCGCGTCTCTATCTCCGACGACGCACACGTCTACACCCACGACCACGATTCGGTCGACCAGACCCACGTCGACAACTACCACACGATCATCGAAGACGACGCTCGGGTCACCTACGACTCGATGGTCCGGGCCGGCGTCCGACTGGGCGAGAACTCGATTCTCGCGGCCAAGTCGTCGGTCAGTCGCGACGTACCCGCCCACCACATCGCGGCCGGCACCCCCGCGGAGAGCGTCGCCATCAAGGACGGCTGGGAGTCCGTCGCCGACTCGCTCGACGGTGCCAACGTCGACCGGCGCGACCAGCGCAAACTCGACAGTACGGTCCCCGACGACGTCACCCAGTTCGACGAGTTCGGTCGCGATCTGTCCCCGCCCGATCGGTGA
- a CDS encoding HIT family protein — MSEDCIFCSIVDGDIPGRIVHETDDAVAFLDANPLARGHTLVIPKSHHERLDDVPAEEATGLYSALHEVVPAVEAAVDAPATTVAFNNGEDAGQEVPHVHAHVVPRFEGDGGGPIHAMFGSRPDLSDDELDEIEAAIEP, encoded by the coding sequence ATGAGCGAGGACTGCATCTTCTGTTCGATCGTCGACGGCGACATCCCCGGCCGAATCGTCCACGAGACCGACGACGCCGTCGCGTTCCTCGACGCGAACCCGCTGGCTCGCGGCCACACGCTCGTGATCCCGAAGAGTCACCACGAGCGTCTCGACGACGTGCCGGCCGAGGAAGCGACGGGCCTGTACAGTGCGCTTCACGAGGTGGTCCCGGCCGTCGAGGCCGCCGTCGACGCACCGGCCACGACGGTCGCCTTCAACAACGGCGAGGACGCCGGTCAGGAGGTCCCCCACGTCCACGCCCACGTCGTCCCCCGCTTCGAGGGCGACGGCGGCGGTCCGATCCACGCGATGTTCGGGTCCCGGCCCGACCTCTCGGACGACGAACTCGACGAGATCGAAGCCGCGATCG
- a CDS encoding DUF7521 family protein, producing MNVFSALTDFTGVVGLAAGAAATGSALVGLYIGGQAYRGLRRNDDPSMRYLSIGMILLFGVTYVLALAGQGLLTFRIVSIRYQNVFRLIVRLLQFGGLLLIAYSLRIATDARTEN from the coding sequence ATGAACGTCTTCAGCGCGCTCACCGACTTCACCGGCGTCGTCGGCCTCGCTGCCGGAGCGGCGGCGACCGGCTCCGCCCTCGTTGGCCTCTACATCGGCGGCCAGGCCTATCGCGGGCTCCGACGCAACGACGACCCCTCGATGCGGTATCTCTCGATCGGGATGATCCTGCTCTTCGGCGTGACGTACGTCCTGGCGCTGGCTGGACAGGGGCTCCTCACGTTCCGCATCGTCTCGATTCGCTACCAGAACGTGTTCCGGCTGATCGTCCGTCTCCTCCAGTTCGGCGGGCTCCTCCTGATCGCCTACTCCCTGCGTATCGCGACCGACGCTCGAACTGAGAACTGA
- a CDS encoding secondary thiamine-phosphate synthase enzyme YjbQ, with protein sequence MPTFTVETDRRCQAVDVTERVESALPADANGTATIFVQHTTAGVAVNEVESRLLGDFESMLTDLVPDDGWDHDRLDGNADAHLRTLLLGPGETVPVDEGALSLGTWQSVLLVECDGPRRRTVTVRA encoded by the coding sequence ATGCCGACGTTCACAGTCGAGACGGACCGCCGCTGTCAGGCCGTCGACGTGACCGAACGGGTCGAGTCGGCGCTGCCCGCCGATGCAAACGGAACTGCGACGATCTTCGTCCAACACACGACGGCCGGCGTCGCCGTCAACGAGGTGGAGTCTCGCTTGCTCGGTGACTTCGAGTCGATGCTGACCGATCTCGTGCCCGACGACGGGTGGGACCACGACCGACTCGACGGCAACGCCGACGCCCACCTTCGGACGCTGCTGCTCGGACCGGGCGAGACCGTTCCGGTCGACGAGGGTGCCCTCTCGCTCGGGACCTGGCAGTCCGTGTTGCTCGTGGAGTGTGACGGTCCACGACGGCGGACGGTGACGGTTCGAGCGTGA
- a CDS encoding DUF7577 domain-containing protein — MDVVFWLVAYVLGFGLVQLLLYRYFQRDDPAPDATPSRVDTAAPASVDAGDPTGGGRCRECGTHNENDPAFVYCRQCGARLQ; from the coding sequence ATGGACGTGGTGTTCTGGCTCGTCGCGTACGTCCTCGGGTTCGGGCTCGTGCAGTTGCTGCTCTACCGGTACTTCCAGCGTGACGACCCCGCACCCGACGCGACGCCGAGCCGAGTGGACACCGCCGCCCCGGCGTCTGTCGACGCGGGCGATCCCACTGGCGGCGGCCGCTGCCGCGAGTGTGGCACGCACAACGAGAACGACCCCGCGTTCGTCTACTGCCGGCAGTGTGGGGCCCGTCTCCAGTGA
- a CDS encoding bacteriorhodopsin, producing MSATTTLLQATQSEAVTAIENDVLLSSSLWANVALAGLAILLFVYMGRNVEAPRAKLIWGATLMIPLVSISSYLGLLSGLTVGFIEMPAGHALAGEEVMSQWGRYLTWALSTPMILLALGLLADVDIGDLFVVIAADIGMCVTGLAAALITSSYGLRWAFYLVSCAFFLVVLYAILVEWPQSATAAGTDEIFGTLRALTVVLWLGYPIIWAVGIEGLALVQSVGLTSWGYSALDIGAKYLFAFLLLRWVAANQDVVGQPSLDTHSEGTAPADD from the coding sequence ATGTCAGCAACCACCACTCTCTTGCAGGCCACACAGTCGGAGGCGGTCACGGCGATCGAGAACGACGTACTGTTGAGTTCGTCGCTGTGGGCGAACGTCGCCCTCGCCGGGCTGGCGATCCTGTTGTTCGTGTACATGGGCCGCAACGTCGAAGCGCCGCGGGCGAAGCTCATCTGGGGGGCGACGCTGATGATACCGCTGGTGTCGATCTCCAGTTACCTCGGCTTGCTCTCGGGGCTGACGGTCGGCTTCATCGAGATGCCGGCGGGGCACGCACTGGCCGGCGAGGAGGTCATGAGCCAGTGGGGCCGATACCTCACGTGGGCGCTGTCGACGCCGATGATCCTGCTGGCGCTGGGGCTCCTGGCGGATGTCGACATCGGTGACCTGTTCGTCGTGATCGCGGCCGACATCGGCATGTGCGTGACCGGGCTGGCCGCGGCGCTGATCACGTCATCGTACGGGCTCCGGTGGGCGTTTTACCTCGTCAGCTGTGCCTTCTTCCTCGTCGTGCTGTACGCCATCCTGGTCGAGTGGCCACAGAGCGCGACGGCGGCGGGCACCGACGAGATCTTCGGAACGCTGCGGGCGCTGACGGTGGTCCTGTGGCTGGGCTACCCGATCATCTGGGCCGTCGGTATCGAAGGGCTGGCGCTGGTCCAGTCGGTCGGACTCACGTCCTGGGGGTACTCGGCGCTGGACATCGGCGCGAAGTACCTGTTCGCGTTCCTGCTGTTGCGCTGGGTCGCTGCGAACCAGGACGTCGTCGGGCAGCCGAGCCTCGACACTCACTCCGAGGGGACGGCCCCGGCCGACGACTGA
- a CDS encoding RAD55 family ATPase gives MRLESGVPGFDELVEGGLLENRLYVISGPPGSGKTTFSAQFITQGAKRGEDCLYVTMHETKEELMQDMAGYDFGFDRAMQSDAIQFLNLVTESGKRTITQFGSEGGLTSRLVAFIEQNNVERVVVDSTMLLQHFLTDVSEEITGFLSALKQTDATVLLISEMTDPTSYSDEHYLAHGVVFFHNFLDSGSMTRGLQVIKMRGTAIDCDIRRISFSDTGLRVHPSEKVES, from the coding sequence ATGCGACTCGAGAGTGGTGTGCCGGGATTCGACGAGCTCGTGGAGGGTGGGTTGCTGGAGAACCGGCTCTACGTGATCAGCGGTCCGCCCGGAAGCGGCAAGACGACGTTCAGCGCACAGTTCATCACGCAGGGAGCCAAGCGGGGCGAGGACTGTCTCTACGTGACGATGCACGAGACCAAAGAAGAGCTGATGCAGGACATGGCCGGCTACGACTTCGGGTTCGACCGCGCGATGCAGTCCGATGCGATCCAGTTTCTCAACCTCGTCACCGAGAGCGGCAAGCGGACCATCACCCAGTTCGGTTCCGAGGGCGGACTGACGAGCCGCCTCGTCGCCTTCATCGAGCAGAACAACGTCGAACGGGTCGTCGTCGACTCGACGATGTTGCTCCAGCACTTTCTGACGGACGTCTCCGAGGAGATCACCGGCTTTCTCTCGGCGCTGAAACAGACCGACGCGACCGTCTTGCTCATCTCCGAGATGACCGACCCCACGTCGTACTCCGACGAGCACTACCTCGCCCACGGCGTCGTCTTCTTCCACAACTTCCTCGATAGCGGGAGCATGACCCGCGGGCTCCAGGTCATCAAGATGCGGGGCACCGCCATCGACTGTGACATCCGACGGATCAGCTTCTCCGACACCGGACTCCGGGTCCACCCGAGCGAGAAAGTAGAATCATGA